A genomic region of Fodinisporobacter ferrooxydans contains the following coding sequences:
- a CDS encoding glycine C-acetyltransferase — translation MASKILSEFLNEHLTELKNKGLYNVIDPLESSNGPMIKIAGKELINLSSNNYLGLATDPRLKEAAMQATRTYGVGAGAVRTINGTLHIHVMLEDKIAEFKHTEAAIAYQSGFNCNMAAISAVMDEQDAILSDEWNHASIIDGCRLSKAKIIRYKHSDMDDLRTQAKQAKDSGFYKKIMVITDGVFSMDGDIAKLPEIAKIAEEFDLITYVDDAHGSGVLGKGAGTVKHFGLSDDIDFQIGTLSKAIGVVGGYVAGKKDVIDWLKVRSRPFLFSTALPPGDVAACIKAFEIMISSTELHDRLWRNGDYLKKGLKDLGYNIGQSQTPITPCIIGDEMQTQEFSKRLYQEGVYAKAIVFPTVPKGTGRVRNMPTAAHSREMLDQALAVYEKAGRELSVI, via the coding sequence TTGGCAAGCAAGATTCTATCGGAATTTCTGAATGAGCATTTGACGGAATTAAAAAACAAGGGACTTTATAATGTCATTGATCCATTGGAAAGTTCCAATGGACCCATGATCAAAATCGCCGGAAAAGAGCTCATCAATTTATCTTCCAATAATTATTTGGGGCTTGCTACAGACCCGCGATTGAAAGAGGCGGCAATGCAGGCGACCCGGACATATGGTGTAGGCGCCGGAGCCGTACGGACGATCAATGGTACGTTACACATTCATGTGATGTTGGAAGACAAAATTGCAGAATTTAAACACACAGAAGCGGCTATCGCCTACCAATCAGGATTTAACTGCAATATGGCGGCAATCTCCGCAGTGATGGATGAACAGGATGCGATCCTCTCCGATGAGTGGAACCATGCATCGATCATTGACGGCTGCAGATTATCAAAGGCAAAAATTATCCGGTATAAACATTCTGATATGGATGATTTGCGCACACAAGCGAAACAGGCAAAAGACTCGGGATTCTATAAGAAAATCATGGTTATTACGGACGGTGTTTTCTCAATGGACGGCGATATCGCAAAGCTGCCTGAAATTGCAAAAATTGCCGAAGAGTTTGACTTGATCACATATGTAGATGATGCACACGGTTCAGGGGTTCTTGGCAAAGGCGCAGGCACCGTGAAACATTTTGGACTGTCAGACGACATCGATTTTCAGATCGGCACACTTTCCAAAGCGATTGGCGTTGTCGGCGGTTATGTGGCAGGAAAAAAAGATGTCATCGATTGGCTGAAAGTCAGAAGCAGACCCTTTCTTTTTTCCACTGCTTTACCCCCTGGCGATGTGGCTGCCTGCATCAAAGCATTTGAAATCATGATCTCCAGCACGGAGCTGCATGACCGTTTGTGGAGAAATGGGGATTATTTGAAAAAGGGATTAAAAGATCTGGGATATAACATCGGCCAAAGCCAAACGCCCATCACTCCTTGCATCATCGGCGATGAAATGCAAACACAAGAGTTCAGCAAACGATTGTACCAGGAAGGTGTGTATGCAAAAGCAATCGTCTTCCCAACCGTGCCCAAGGGAACCGGCCGGGTTCGCAATATGCCGACTGCCGCGCATTCAAGGGAGATGCTGGATCAAGCACTTGCTGTTTATGAAAAAGCCGGAAGAGAATTGAGCGTTATTTAA
- a CDS encoding L-threonine 3-dehydrogenase — MKRILVTGALGQIGSELVGKLRDVYGETQVVATDIRKPGTTVTESGPFELLDVTDAKQMFAIVQTYKIDTILHLAAVLSAKAEAQPLAAWNLNMSGLLNALEAARAYQCKFFTPSSIGAFGPNTPKEQTPQDTIQRPTTMYGINKVAGELLCDYYCLKYGVDTRGLRFPGLISHVALPGGGTTDYAVEMYYEAIQKGTYASYIAKGTYLDMMYMPDALQAILTLMEADADQLQHRNAYNVTAMSVQPEDVAAVIRKHIPSFTLEYRVDPMRQAIAESWPNSIDATTAKREWGFKTEYDLQTMTQDMLAKLQCRLQNTKTA; from the coding sequence ATGAAACGGATACTTGTCACTGGGGCGTTGGGACAGATTGGTTCAGAGCTTGTCGGGAAATTGCGGGACGTTTACGGTGAGACACAAGTGGTTGCCACAGATATTCGAAAACCAGGGACCACAGTGACTGAATCGGGTCCATTTGAACTTCTTGATGTTACGGATGCCAAGCAGATGTTTGCAATCGTACAAACATACAAAATTGATACGATTCTTCATTTGGCTGCCGTATTGTCGGCAAAAGCGGAAGCACAGCCCTTGGCTGCGTGGAATTTAAACATGAGCGGATTGCTGAATGCCCTGGAAGCAGCACGGGCATATCAATGCAAATTTTTTACCCCCAGTTCCATTGGCGCGTTTGGGCCGAATACGCCGAAAGAGCAAACGCCACAAGATACCATCCAAAGACCTACAACCATGTACGGCATCAATAAGGTTGCGGGTGAACTGCTTTGCGATTACTATTGCCTTAAATACGGCGTGGATACAAGAGGGCTCCGATTTCCGGGACTTATCTCCCATGTGGCATTGCCGGGCGGCGGAACGACCGATTATGCGGTCGAGATGTATTATGAAGCGATTCAAAAAGGAACGTATGCGTCCTACATTGCCAAAGGCACCTATCTGGATATGATGTACATGCCGGACGCTTTGCAAGCCATTCTTACATTAATGGAAGCGGATGCAGATCAACTGCAGCACCGCAATGCATACAATGTTACGGCGATGAGCGTACAGCCGGAAGATGTGGCCGCAGTGATTCGAAAGCATATTCCATCCTTTACACTCGAGTATCGAGTCGATCCGATGCGGCAGGCCATTGCCGAGAGTTGGCCAAATTCGATTGATGCGACAACTGCCAAGCGGGAATGGGGATTTAAAACGGAGTACGATTTGCAAACAATGACACAGGATATGCTCGCCAAGCTGCAATGTCGTCTCCAAAATACAAAAACTGCATAA
- the pheA gene encoding prephenate dehydratase, producing MKIGYLGPQGTFSEEASFRYFSDATIKRIPFPTFLDIFEAVQEGEIDQGIVPIENSIEGTVSVVLDGLQIYSDVFIQGEMILDIEQHLLVLENVELETLKEIWSHPQPLAQCRNFIRNLNVKTRSFDSTVAAAHELIRSQNKSVGVIGTSWAAEKLRLHMLASNIHDFPENHTRFVIVRKGEYVSEDAKKTMLLITPSEEHPGVLVNILNVFSALELNLTWLESRPTKKRLGEYQFFMKIEEGLPSERMQKAVRILALYGHSVRVLGSY from the coding sequence ATGAAAATTGGATACCTTGGCCCTCAGGGCACATTTTCGGAAGAAGCATCCTTCCGTTATTTTTCTGATGCAACGATCAAAAGAATTCCATTTCCTACGTTTTTGGACATTTTTGAAGCAGTCCAAGAAGGCGAGATTGATCAGGGAATTGTTCCGATCGAAAATTCCATTGAAGGTACTGTCAGCGTGGTTTTAGACGGACTGCAAATCTATTCGGATGTATTTATTCAAGGTGAAATGATTCTGGATATTGAACAGCACTTGTTGGTGCTTGAAAACGTGGAGCTGGAGACGCTGAAAGAAATCTGGTCGCATCCGCAGCCCCTCGCCCAATGCCGGAATTTTATCCGCAACTTGAATGTGAAGACGAGAAGCTTCGACAGTACAGTTGCCGCAGCACATGAATTGATCCGCTCCCAAAATAAATCCGTTGGGGTGATCGGCACATCCTGGGCTGCAGAAAAGCTGCGATTACATATGTTGGCTTCCAACATACATGATTTTCCGGAAAATCATACGAGATTTGTCATCGTCCGGAAAGGTGAATACGTATCGGAGGATGCCAAAAAGACCATGTTGCTCATTACTCCAAGCGAAGAGCATCCAGGAGTTTTGGTGAATATATTAAACGTTTTCTCTGCATTGGAATTGAACCTGACTTGGCTGGAATCTCGTCCGACGAAAAAACGGTTGGGGGAATACCAGTTTTTCATGAAAATCGAAGAGGGATTGCCAAGCGAACGAATGCAAAAAGCCGTCCGAATTCTTGCATTGTACGGTCATTCTGTGCGAGTATTGGGAAGCTATTGA
- a CDS encoding SACOL1771 family peroxiredoxin — protein sequence MDQHHFRLTANWDGGRNGVGALEIGNLKSAISAPKELDGPGTGTNPEEMLMGAAATCYLITLAAILEKRALPVRKLTMETEGIVSTVGGTHFEQIIHHPHIVLAADATEEQVETANAAILRAEKACMISKALSGNVEVKAIPTVTKE from the coding sequence TTGGATCAACATCATTTTCGGCTCACTGCCAATTGGGACGGCGGCAGAAATGGAGTCGGTGCACTTGAGATCGGAAATCTCAAATCGGCAATCTCGGCTCCAAAGGAACTGGACGGGCCAGGCACCGGAACAAATCCGGAAGAAATGTTAATGGGAGCTGCCGCCACTTGTTATCTGATCACACTTGCCGCAATCCTGGAAAAACGCGCATTGCCGGTACGCAAACTGACAATGGAAACAGAAGGCATCGTAAGTACGGTTGGCGGCACGCATTTCGAGCAGATCATTCATCATCCGCATATTGTGCTGGCAGCAGACGCTACGGAAGAACAGGTGGAGACGGCAAATGCAGCGATCCTGCGTGCCGAAAAAGCTTGCATGATTTCAAAGGCATTGTCAGGAAACGTAGAAGTGAAAGCAATTCCTACAGTAACAAAGGAGTAA
- a CDS encoding ABC transporter ATP-binding protein — protein sequence MLKGQDASTILEVDRVSLSYDMTKDTLSNISILVKKGEFLSIIGSSGCGKSSLLNIIAGFIHPTKGKVAVNGKLVDRPGPERGVVFQDLALFPWLSVAENVSFGLKMSGMAKQERLKKSMEAIQMVGLTGSEHKSIAELSGGMRQRVAIARTLVTEPEIILMDEPFSALDEQTRELLQEELLRIQEKTGMTIILVTHSIDEAIYMSDRVVALQSNPGQIKRILNIELGRPRYPELRVTAVFNQYKRQLMESLREGFGAQNANEYEI from the coding sequence ATGCTGAAGGGGCAAGACGCCTCTACGATACTGGAAGTGGATCGTGTTTCTCTATCGTATGATATGACCAAAGATACTTTGAGCAATATATCGATTTTGGTGAAGAAAGGGGAATTTCTAAGTATCATTGGTTCCAGTGGCTGCGGAAAAAGCTCCTTATTAAATATCATTGCGGGATTTATTCACCCGACGAAGGGAAAAGTTGCAGTAAATGGAAAGCTCGTAGACAGGCCGGGACCGGAACGCGGAGTCGTGTTTCAGGATTTAGCTTTATTCCCATGGTTAAGTGTAGCGGAGAATGTTTCGTTTGGTTTAAAAATGTCTGGTATGGCAAAACAGGAACGATTGAAAAAGAGTATGGAAGCCATTCAAATGGTAGGGTTGACTGGTTCTGAGCACAAGAGTATCGCTGAGTTGTCGGGTGGCATGCGGCAACGGGTGGCAATTGCCCGTACATTAGTGACTGAGCCGGAAATCATTTTGATGGATGAACCGTTTAGCGCACTGGACGAACAGACGAGAGAACTCCTGCAGGAAGAGTTGCTGCGTATTCAAGAAAAGACCGGCATGACCATAATTTTGGTTACACACAGCATTGATGAAGCCATTTATATGTCAGACCGGGTTGTCGCGTTGCAAAGCAATCCGGGACAAATCAAACGTATATTAAATATAGAACTGGGCAGACCTCGCTATCCGGAATTGCGCGTGACCGCTGTTTTCAATCAATATAAAAGACAATTGATGGAGTCGCTGCGGGAGGGATTTGGAGCGCAAAACGCAAATGAATATGAAATCTAA
- a CDS encoding ABC transporter substrate-binding protein: protein MILSRISSNKRIIGTFAAVFMVAAILSGCGAGGTATKNSQGENGKSAVQDIKIGYVDILADAPAIIAKEKHTMDQQGVKSEFFAFENGPDLYKALSSGKLDFAYAGVPAAVNWLSRGAQFKIIAKVDDGKFGLLTKASSGIRQPSDLKGKKLGNVVKGSGVDLLVRGFLLPEAGLNQQSVTLVQMNMANMEQAIDNGAIDAAVAGEPFLTFAELRGLKVVKELPDPGMVVLAREAFLKEHPDLVKTFMQGHIASIDFIHQHQQEAAAILAKSFHVPEIKNNGKNYTPTQIMMAAMKRNAFDAAFTNNDIQFYKKIADTNLKLKLIDKPLDITQFIDRSLSQ from the coding sequence ATGATATTGAGCAGGATATCAAGTAATAAGCGCATCATTGGTACGTTTGCAGCGGTATTTATGGTTGCCGCCATTTTGTCGGGCTGTGGTGCTGGAGGTACTGCAACAAAAAATAGCCAAGGTGAAAACGGCAAAAGTGCTGTCCAAGACATTAAGATTGGGTATGTAGATATTTTGGCGGACGCTCCGGCAATTATTGCAAAGGAAAAACACACGATGGACCAGCAAGGTGTAAAAAGCGAGTTTTTCGCTTTTGAAAATGGTCCAGACTTATACAAAGCTTTATCGTCCGGAAAGCTTGATTTTGCATATGCCGGTGTGCCGGCAGCCGTCAACTGGTTGTCTCGCGGCGCACAATTCAAGATCATCGCCAAAGTGGATGATGGAAAATTCGGCTTATTGACCAAAGCGTCGTCGGGAATCCGGCAGCCATCAGATTTGAAAGGGAAAAAACTCGGCAATGTCGTCAAAGGAAGCGGTGTAGATTTGCTCGTCCGCGGATTTTTGCTACCGGAGGCAGGGTTAAATCAACAGTCGGTTACATTGGTGCAAATGAATATGGCGAATATGGAACAGGCGATTGACAACGGTGCGATCGATGCTGCAGTAGCGGGTGAACCCTTTTTGACATTTGCGGAACTGCGCGGTTTAAAAGTCGTCAAAGAATTGCCAGATCCGGGAATGGTCGTTTTGGCTAGGGAGGCATTTTTGAAAGAGCACCCGGATCTTGTAAAAACATTCATGCAAGGACATATTGCATCGATCGATTTTATTCATCAACATCAGCAGGAAGCGGCGGCGATTTTGGCTAAATCCTTTCACGTCCCGGAAATTAAAAACAATGGCAAAAACTATACACCTACACAAATCATGATGGCAGCGATGAAGCGAAATGCGTTCGATGCTGCATTTACGAATAACGATATCCAATTCTACAAAAAAATTGCCGATACCAATTTGAAATTAAAGCTGATCGATAAACCGTTGGATATCACACAATTTATCGATCGCTCCTTGAGCCAATAA
- a CDS encoding ABC transporter permease: protein MKKFHFGILSFPFILAVWIAASYHYPALVFPGPLQTFQELKRQVVSTEFYHHIGISLYRLFIGFSIAAIAAFLVGMLAGVSKAFRQFITPLIMIFQATPPMAWAPLLILLLDLGNAPMIAVIVIAAFFPIVVNVIEGTERIKLSHIRAAQSLGASKWQLALHVYLPEVMPSALTGVVVGFGVAWRSLVAAEMIGGNAGIGWLISSSGQIGNSSLVMVGIITIGILAMLFEFLLLHPLKKRFASWAPRA, encoded by the coding sequence TTGAAAAAGTTTCATTTTGGCATATTGTCTTTTCCTTTTATTCTGGCAGTGTGGATCGCTGCCTCGTATCACTATCCCGCATTAGTGTTTCCGGGGCCTCTCCAAACATTTCAGGAACTGAAAAGACAAGTCGTTTCTACGGAATTTTACCATCATATCGGGATTAGCCTTTACCGATTATTTATCGGATTTTCGATTGCGGCAATTGCTGCCTTTCTCGTCGGGATGTTGGCCGGAGTATCCAAGGCTTTCCGGCAGTTCATCACACCGCTGATCATGATTTTCCAAGCGACGCCGCCGATGGCATGGGCACCGCTGTTGATTTTGCTGCTTGATTTGGGGAATGCGCCGATGATTGCCGTTATTGTCATCGCCGCGTTTTTTCCAATCGTCGTCAACGTAATCGAAGGAACAGAACGAATCAAGCTGTCCCATATCCGTGCGGCACAGTCCTTGGGAGCTAGCAAATGGCAGTTGGCTTTGCATGTCTATTTGCCGGAAGTCATGCCATCCGCATTGACAGGAGTTGTGGTTGGTTTTGGTGTTGCCTGGCGGTCACTCGTTGCGGCAGAAATGATCGGCGGCAATGCGGGAATCGGCTGGCTGATCTCTTCCAGCGGACAAATTGGCAATTCGTCGCTCGTTATGGTGGGAATTATTACAATCGGAATTTTAGCCATGTTATTTGAGTTTTTGTTGCTGCATCCATTAAAGAAACGCTTTGCTTCGTGGGCGCCACGGGCATAA
- a CDS encoding AEC family transporter, with amino-acid sequence MGAYWNTAMTVTLPIVIAVLSGGLLQKYRNIQTKTLVDVSLYVLAPSLILYALVDGSGSISRILSVLGFTLVDMGILWCISIVVGKVGRFDSSTRASITLTTVFSNCVNYGLPVTLLAFGTNGFSMAAIYIIPQIVLVNSLGIYIASNSSKSPLSSLVEVVKMPVVYASVAGIAMFAAHGHWPKGLDNSFHVLGDGYSAIVLLVLGAQLAKANWRDFKRTDLWLAVGLRLVIAPIVAKLTLVLLGIHGLLGSVLFVEASMPAAANAAIMIERFGGNKRLVAMTVAVTTTISFFILPVEILMGS; translated from the coding sequence TTGGGAGCTTATTGGAATACGGCGATGACTGTGACATTGCCGATTGTCATAGCTGTTTTAAGCGGCGGATTGTTGCAAAAATACCGTAACATTCAAACAAAAACACTCGTGGATGTCAGCCTTTACGTGTTGGCTCCCAGCCTGATTTTGTACGCATTGGTTGACGGGAGCGGATCGATTTCCCGTATTCTCTCTGTACTCGGATTTACATTAGTAGATATGGGGATTCTATGGTGCATCAGTATCGTTGTCGGCAAAGTGGGGCGTTTTGACTCTTCCACCCGGGCATCCATTACTTTGACAACGGTGTTCAGCAATTGTGTGAATTACGGTCTTCCCGTTACTTTGTTGGCGTTTGGAACAAATGGGTTTTCCATGGCTGCCATTTATATTATTCCGCAGATTGTATTGGTGAACAGTCTCGGTATCTATATCGCCTCCAATTCGTCAAAAAGCCCGTTGTCATCGTTGGTTGAAGTAGTAAAGATGCCTGTTGTATACGCATCTGTCGCCGGTATCGCAATGTTTGCCGCGCATGGGCACTGGCCAAAAGGACTTGACAATTCCTTTCACGTTTTGGGGGATGGATATTCTGCCATTGTCTTGCTTGTATTGGGCGCACAGCTTGCAAAAGCAAATTGGCGGGATTTTAAACGGACGGATTTGTGGCTTGCAGTTGGGTTGCGCCTTGTCATTGCACCGATTGTTGCCAAATTGACATTGGTTTTACTGGGAATTCATGGGCTCCTGGGATCCGTCTTATTTGTAGAAGCAAGTATGCCCGCCGCAGCCAATGCCGCGATCATGATCGAACGGTTTGGCGGCAACAAACGACTTGTAGCTATGACGGTCGCCGTTACGACAACGATCAGTTTTTTTATACTGCCTGTGGAAATTCTAATGGGATCATAA
- a CDS encoding IclR family transcriptional regulator, which translates to MKPKYWVPALERAHAILAQIASEPGSLRLIDLATRLDINKSSMFSLLHTMETIGWIVKEKGDTYMLGPALGAFGAAFSNQFQLQEAFRLEAISTVQKIEETVQLGVLDGNQVIYLGKEECIAPIRLVSNPGMRFPAHATALGKVQLAQHDYQTLQQLYPDGQLEERTPFTVKHLSELWLQLQEIHKLGYAFDREEAVQGFFCIAAPIFNHEGRIIGAVSVSMVETSWKEKWEMAIREILQLALRISSRAGFVRKGE; encoded by the coding sequence ATGAAACCAAAGTATTGGGTACCTGCATTGGAAAGGGCCCACGCCATTCTTGCACAGATCGCTTCTGAACCAGGTTCTCTCCGCCTCATTGATTTAGCCACGCGATTGGATATCAACAAAAGCTCCATGTTCTCTTTATTGCATACCATGGAGACCATCGGATGGATTGTGAAAGAAAAAGGCGATACGTATATGCTAGGTCCTGCTCTCGGGGCATTTGGCGCTGCCTTTTCGAATCAATTCCAATTGCAGGAAGCTTTTCGGCTGGAAGCGATTTCGACTGTACAAAAGATAGAAGAAACGGTTCAGTTGGGTGTATTGGATGGGAATCAAGTGATCTATCTTGGAAAAGAGGAATGTATAGCGCCGATTCGCCTGGTCTCCAATCCCGGTATGCGATTCCCGGCACATGCCACGGCTTTAGGGAAAGTCCAATTGGCTCAGCATGATTATCAAACACTGCAGCAGTTGTATCCGGATGGACAGCTCGAAGAACGAACACCTTTTACGGTGAAACATTTGTCGGAATTGTGGTTGCAGCTGCAGGAAATTCATAAGCTGGGATACGCATTTGATCGGGAGGAAGCAGTACAGGGGTTTTTTTGTATTGCCGCACCGATTTTCAATCATGAAGGACGAATCATCGGGGCAGTTAGTGTTTCCATGGTAGAAACCAGTTGGAAGGAAAAGTGGGAAATGGCAATTCGTGAAATTCTTCAATTGGCACTACGCATCTCAAGTCGTGCCGGTTTTGTGAGGAAAGGAGAGTAG
- a CDS encoding SDR family NAD(P)-dependent oxidoreductase translates to MRLTEKVALITGSGSGIGKSSALLFASEGAKVIVNDVSHEQGMATVQEIRQNGGEACFLQADVTNAAEVEEMVKQALQQYGKIDVLFNNAGISGVGSVHETSEELWDRVVNVNIKGVFLPSKYVVVHMMERKTGCIINMSSCIAEIGLMRRAVYSATKGAVLALTKSMQVDYAPYNIRVNALLPGTILTPFVENYLRTSYDNPEEAFETLKKRQLSGDLGKPEDVAKAALFLASDESKFMMGAPLYIDGGATFGKMA, encoded by the coding sequence GTGAGGCTGACTGAAAAAGTTGCTCTAATTACAGGTTCTGGTTCCGGGATCGGCAAAAGCTCGGCGCTATTGTTTGCAAGCGAAGGTGCCAAGGTGATTGTAAATGATGTTTCCCATGAACAGGGTATGGCAACCGTACAGGAGATACGGCAAAATGGCGGCGAAGCTTGTTTCCTTCAGGCAGATGTGACAAACGCCGCTGAAGTAGAAGAAATGGTCAAACAGGCGCTGCAGCAGTATGGAAAAATTGATGTGCTGTTCAATAATGCGGGAATTTCCGGTGTCGGCAGTGTGCATGAGACAAGTGAAGAACTCTGGGATCGAGTGGTCAATGTGAATATCAAGGGAGTTTTTTTGCCGAGCAAATATGTCGTTGTCCATATGATGGAGCGCAAGACGGGCTGCATCATCAATATGTCTTCCTGCATTGCCGAGATCGGATTGATGCGGCGGGCGGTATATTCTGCGACAAAAGGCGCCGTGCTTGCACTGACCAAATCCATGCAGGTGGACTATGCTCCCTATAACATTCGTGTAAACGCTTTACTTCCCGGTACGATTCTGACTCCTTTTGTGGAAAATTACTTGCGAACATCCTATGACAATCCGGAAGAAGCCTTTGAAACTCTGAAAAAACGGCAACTGAGCGGTGATCTTGGCAAGCCGGAAGACGTGGCAAAGGCCGCATTATTCCTTGCTTCCGATGAATCCAAGTTTATGATGGGCGCGCCTCTCTATATCGATGGGGGAGCCACCTTTGGGAAAATGGCATAA
- a CDS encoding fumarylacetoacetate hydrolase family protein: protein MKLLTFRTLHGLQLGVKTDRGILDVAKAAAALATEMAIPQTIDQVLDGNANGIEHLENLVSQALAGETNNDYFYSEEELNIGPCVPNPGKIICVGLNYRKHAEESNMAIPTSPVLFNKFKNAIAAHGDTVSLPTDGEQFDYEAELAIVIGKKAKHVEKEHALDYVFGYCNANDLSARDLQFRTSQWLLGKACDGFSPIGPYLVTANEVGNPNELAIRCYLNGQLRQDSNTADMIFYCDEIVSYLSRYMTLEPGDLILTGTPEGVIMGYPKEQQVWLREGDEVTIEIEKLGRLTNRIQNEA from the coding sequence ATGAAATTACTTACATTCCGTACATTACATGGACTACAACTGGGTGTCAAAACAGACCGCGGCATTTTGGATGTTGCAAAGGCGGCGGCTGCACTTGCAACTGAGATGGCAATTCCACAAACCATCGATCAAGTATTAGACGGAAATGCCAATGGAATTGAACATCTGGAAAATCTCGTGTCACAAGCACTTGCAGGAGAAACGAACAACGACTATTTCTATTCGGAGGAAGAATTAAATATCGGCCCTTGTGTTCCGAATCCCGGGAAAATTATTTGTGTTGGGTTGAACTACAGGAAGCATGCGGAAGAATCCAATATGGCAATTCCCACAAGTCCCGTATTATTTAATAAATTTAAAAATGCAATTGCCGCACATGGTGATACTGTGTCTCTTCCAACGGACGGCGAACAATTCGATTATGAAGCGGAATTGGCCATCGTTATTGGCAAAAAAGCAAAACATGTGGAGAAAGAGCATGCGTTGGATTATGTATTTGGCTATTGCAATGCGAATGACCTGTCTGCCCGTGATTTGCAATTCCGCACCAGTCAATGGCTGCTCGGCAAAGCTTGTGATGGATTTAGTCCCATCGGTCCATATCTCGTGACAGCGAATGAAGTTGGCAATCCCAATGAACTTGCGATCCGCTGCTACCTGAATGGACAGTTGCGCCAAGATTCCAATACGGCAGATATGATTTTCTATTGTGACGAAATTGTCAGCTACCTGTCTCGGTATATGACATTAGAACCGGGAGATTTGATTTTGACCGGCACTCCGGAAGGCGTGATTATGGGATATCCGAAAGAACAGCAAGTATGGTTGCGGGAAGGCGACGAAGTGACGATCGAGATCGAAAAGCTGGGACGACTGACCAATCGAATTCAGAATGAAGCGTAA
- a CDS encoding lactate racemase domain-containing protein produces MNVLGDLLKHVPVPRMVKVRQSFYAPEIADVAAAVQTAIGEAGVLSRIQPGDRVAIAVGSRGIADIPILTREVVRAVKSVGGEPFVVPAMGSHGGATGEGQLDVLHQLGVTESFIEAPIHSGMEVAEVGRLSNGLPVYIDKHAYGADKIIVINRIKPHTAFRGPVESGLMKMITIGLGKQKGAEAAHAYSFKYMAEHVPAMANMVISKLPIIFGLGTIENAFDRPAKIVAIPAEKLMEDEPALLLQAKALMPKILFDPLDVLVVDEIGKDISGDGMDPNITGRYATPYASGGLAVNRIAVLGLTEKTHGNCNGLGLADVTTRRVFEAIDWEKGFANALTSTVYDVVKLPMFFETGELAVKAAIKGANLVRPEDVRLVRIKNTLEVREIWISESLMQEAQERDDVELLSEPFAMDFSN; encoded by the coding sequence ATGAACGTTCTTGGTGATTTGCTGAAGCATGTACCGGTTCCGCGCATGGTCAAAGTACGGCAGTCGTTTTACGCACCGGAAATTGCCGATGTAGCGGCAGCCGTGCAAACAGCAATTGGCGAGGCAGGTGTATTATCGCGCATTCAGCCGGGAGATCGGGTAGCGATTGCGGTTGGCAGCAGAGGGATTGCAGATATTCCGATTTTGACGCGAGAAGTGGTTCGTGCGGTCAAGTCGGTGGGGGGAGAACCTTTTGTCGTGCCGGCGATGGGAAGTCACGGAGGTGCAACTGGTGAAGGACAGCTTGATGTCCTTCACCAGTTGGGTGTGACGGAATCGTTTATTGAAGCGCCGATTCATTCCGGCATGGAAGTGGCGGAAGTGGGACGACTGTCCAATGGTCTTCCTGTCTATATCGACAAACATGCTTATGGAGCCGATAAAATTATTGTCATTAACCGGATCAAACCGCATACGGCGTTTCGCGGCCCTGTTGAAAGCGGTTTAATGAAAATGATCACCATTGGTCTTGGCAAGCAAAAAGGAGCCGAGGCTGCTCATGCCTACAGTTTTAAATATATGGCGGAGCATGTACCGGCAATGGCGAACATGGTCATCAGCAAGCTGCCGATTATTTTTGGGCTTGGAACCATTGAAAATGCTTTTGATCGCCCGGCGAAAATCGTGGCAATACCTGCGGAAAAACTGATGGAGGATGAACCCGCATTGTTGCTCCAAGCAAAAGCGCTGATGCCAAAGATCCTGTTTGATCCGTTGGATGTATTGGTCGTCGACGAAATCGGCAAAGACATCTCCGGTGATGGCATGGATCCGAATATTACGGGGCGGTATGCGACTCCCTATGCCAGCGGCGGGCTTGCCGTCAATCGGATCGCTGTCCTCGGGTTGACGGAGAAAACCCATGGCAACTGCAATGGCCTTGGGCTTGCGGATGTGACGACGCGCCGGGTGTTTGAAGCGATCGATTGGGAAAAAGGATTTGCCAATGCACTGACAAGCACTGTGTATGATGTGGTAAAGCTGCCGATGTTTTTTGAAACGGGAGAATTGGCTGTCAAGGCAGCGATTAAAGGAGCAAATCTGGTGCGTCCGGAAGATGTGCGGCTGGTCCGGATAAAAAATACGCTGGAGGTCCGGGAAATCTGGATCTCGGAAAGTCTTATGCAAGAAGCGCAGGAACGCGACGATGTCGAGCTGTTGTCCGAACCTTTCGCAATGGACTTTTCCAATTAG